tttatattttttttgtccTCTTTAATGAAAATGAACAAAGGGTTGGACCACTTAAAATGATAACTTTTCTATCTTATTTTACTTTTGCCACTCATTTTTTATCATCCCATCACATAATATTCTTCCAAAATCTTTCTCAGTTATTCCCGTGAAATATGGGCAAGTTGgcctttttttttgaaatatttgtTTTGTTGATAGAACGGAATTATTTCATCTTGAAATCCAAATTTGAGGCGGCTCTTTAAGGCATTcataaaaaaaggaaattgtATCGAATTTGATGAGATATTtagaaacaatttttttttcttcatttataTACTCTTTTTAggctatattttttttttgtattcttTCAAAATTTAAGAACTAACCGCTGACTCACAAATAGAAAACACggaataaatttataagtttgAAACCTTGTAACAAATAATAGAACTTATACttagaaatattaaatcatATAGAATTAATAAATGAGGCGAGTTCCTTAAAAATTTACAgatgaaaaaatgaaaaaaaaaatatttattctccTTCTATATCTTACATTTATAGTTTTTTTGCCTTGGTggatctttttttatttaataaaagtttGAAATCTTGAATTATTAATTGTTGTAATACTAataaatttgaaacttttttaAATGATATTCAAGAAAAAATATTCTAAAAGTGGAATTAGAGATCCCATTCGCTTAAacgaaataataaaagaatatcCGAAAACACATCTACAAAAGTTTTGTATCAGAATCCACGAAAAAACGATCCAATTGATTAAGATGCACAACAAAAATCGTATCCATACGATTTTGCACTtcttgaaaaatataatatgtttCATTATTTTAAGTGGTTATTATATTCTAAGTAATGAAGAACTTATTATTCTTAATTCTTGGGTTTAAGAATTCTTAAACATaattaccaataaaatttttgttccTTTAAAGAACTTGATATTGATAAATTTACAAATCTAGAAATTCATTTCGGACAATTAAAATTTCTCAAGAACAAAAAGATTTGTGCTGAAATAACATAtgccaagaaaaataaaaggtttTGGATGCATAATGGGTCTTAAAGTATTATTTCTGCATTCCTGAATAAATCCACTCATATTAGGATTACTCATTAATGATTGATAAATTTAATGGATTCGCCTTTTGAAATAAGAACTTCTTGTTCTGAAGGTATAATATCAATCACTTCACGTGTATCTAACGCAtccattatgatttttttttcgtaTAATTTTACTTACGATATGATTATTTTGTATCTTTTTCTTTTGGTTTGATTTTGCTTACTatctcaaattaattttattgtaaatttgTTAAGTTTTCTGGGAAAAAAATTTTgcatcaaaaaatataaaaaaaatataaaaaaatcaaaattttgaaagaCAGATTACGTGTTCTGTTATCAATTTTGCAGATAAAAAACaacacaataaaataattttggaaTTTTATAAAGATACAAAGTAAAATCAAGAACACATCCTTCTAAAACACCCGACAACACTAGCATTTTTGCATCTCCTTACATCAAAAGCAATAGATCCTGGCAGCTGGTCGTGGAGAAAGAAGAACCTCCAATGGAGTTGCTTTTGGTAAAGTTACTCCAGTACTCTCGCTCATGTCCACAGGCCGATCCATGGGTGTAGCCAGATCAAAAGCATGAAAGAGTCTAGCAAGTGTCAAGTGGAGACCATGTAGAGCAAATGACATGCCTGGGCATGATCGTCTGCCAGAACCAAAAGGAATCAGCTCAAAGTGTTGTCCTCTCACATCAACACCTGCATGGCTTGTGAGAAACCTCTCTGGCTGGAAAGCTGATGGATTTGTCCACACACTTGGATCCCTGTGAATCTTCCATGCATTTATGATCAAGCGAGTTCCAGCAGGAACGTGGAAACCAGCAATGGTGCAGTCTTCCAGGGCTTGCCGGGGACCTGAGAGCGGAGCAACGGGGTAGAGGCGGAGAGTCTCCTTTACCACAGCTTGAAGATACACCAGGTTTTTTAAGTCTGTTTCATTCACTTGACGTTCAACACCTACATGAAGATCTAATTCTTCTTTTAGCTTTTCTAATGCAAATCGATGATTTAGCAGTAACGAGATGGCCCATGTCAACATGGTTGATGTGGTGTCGCTGCCGCCAGCTATAACAGTCTGCAGGAAATTAATTAATCAACTTATTAATTTCAGAATAATAATGTTCTAATATAATATTGACATACCAGACAGGTAGCTTTGATGCTAGTATTCGAATCATAAGGAAACCCAGAGAGTTGTCCATCATCTTCTAGCGACAACATCACGTCAATGAAGTCTTGTTCACCCTCAGCCTTGAGCTCGCCTGAAGCTTTCTTCCGGCGATGCTCGCTCACCCAATCTTCAAGCATCTCATCCAAGTTCTGGCCTgtcttcttcattttcttttcaaGACCCTGCAAATCCAACCACCAGAGAGAAGGGAAGGCATCTGACAACACAAACATGCCGAGCAAGTGAAAGAACTCAGAAATCTTCTTTTGGCACCATCTGGCCTCAACATCATCAGAGCCACCAACAAAAGATTTTCCAGCCACCATTTTTACAATCACATTAAGCGTTAAATCCTCCAACAAGTGTTTAAGATCTATACACACTGGGTGGCAACTATTTTTGGCCCAGAGATCATAAAGCTTCCTTAGCAGCACATCGATTTCAGAAGCCTGAACGTTCTTGATAATCTCAAGTCGGCGATTTGAAAGAAGTTCTGACATTACTATCTTTCGCATCTCTCGCCAGTGAGGAGAATAGGGCGCAAAACCAAACACTGCATCATTATAACACATGTGCTTTGTGGCTGCTGTGCTGGGACGGGAAGCGAGTGCTTTATCACAAGTGGTGTAGCATTCCTCGGCCACTTCGCTACTTGAAACTACAAAAGCGCGGCGGCTTCCTAGGCGAAGAATGAAGGCTGGTCCATACTTATCAGCCATCAATCCAAGCTTCTGGTGAAGCAGCTGACTAGAACCGGCTAGTAGATGAAGATGGCCTATGATTGGCCATGCACCGGCTGGTTCGGGTGCTTGTCCAAAATTGGTCCTTCCAATTATGTTTCTTGTCCTGCTAAACAAGACAAAGTAGAGAAAGATCAAGGAAATGAACCCAATAAGTGCGATTACTTGCAGATTCAGATCCATATTTCGATTGTAATTAAGATCGACGAACATAGATGGGCATGAGATTTATGTAGATCAAAAAGTCAACACCAACATCAGTGGCGAAACTAGCACATTGAAGGAGAGCAAAAGCATCACTTTCTTTTACGATTCTTTTTTCTTATGAtactttagttttttttttttttatattcttttaattataattatgttttaatttataaatttccattattaaaaaatatattttgttgTTATAATTTAACTTTCAAATACTAATTCAAAACTTTGACAtccttgtcttttttttttttttttttttcccattatTTGGCTTgagttattataaaaataaataaataaattattataaaatcttgcaaaatttttatttttttaaaataaatattttataagttaagtaaaaaagaaatcaactgaataatataaactaaaaatttctcttttataaAGTGTATACATTTATCTAATTTAAAGTTGATaccttatttaaaattaaagaaaatcttatataaaatatagtagAACATACATATTAATAAGATATTCTAATTTCTAATTGGTGGAATATAATTGGCTCATACACTCACATACGGATAAGAATTTTTCATCCAAAATCAGAGACTGCGGGCCATCCTTAAACCAAaaccaaaatgaaaatttttaaaggtAAGATTACAGAACTCGAGTTCATACAAGTATAAGTTTCGTAACCACTAAATTGaataatttcatataaattcataaattataaattaatttatacagaAATCTTGATAGAAATATTTAGTTTAATgattattagataaaaaaaaatagtatgaGAAGAAATtcactaatttattttattttaaaattattaaaaatatatatttataaaatcaaattatttagtttttctataaaaacaCTTTTAATCAATTTGTGTTAACTTCAATAAGAAATAGAGTCAAAATAGTATATTGAATgtggttaataattttttaaatatatagattaaaaattaaattttataaaatataaaaatattttaattaaataattttaaaataaagcgaaactaataatttttttaaaaaattataaatttaatagtaattcaCCCTTTTTatattcggttttttatatgaaaCTGAGCTTATATTAGACTCGCCCAATTTTCACTCAAGGCAAACCTGACAAAAATTGATAGCTGCTACGAGCAAATGGCCTGGTCATAAGCCAGTATGCTCACCCATTCCCCATTTCTATGGTTCTATCTTCAGAGCCAGTATGAACTCAAATTTTTTGTGGATAAGCAAAGAAAGCTGTAGGGCTAAAATTGTGTGCGCATGAACAGGGTTTCTTATTTCACAGACATCTTTAACATTCTA
The sequence above is a segment of the Manihot esculenta cultivar AM560-2 chromosome 5, M.esculenta_v8, whole genome shotgun sequence genome. Coding sequences within it:
- the LOC110614589 gene encoding xanthotoxin 5-hydroxylase CYP82C4, translating into MFVDLNYNRNMDLNLQVIALIGFISLIFLYFVLFSRTRNIIGRTNFGQAPEPAGAWPIIGHLHLLAGSSQLLHQKLGLMADKYGPAFILRLGSRRAFVVSSSEVAEECYTTCDKALASRPSTAATKHMCYNDAVFGFAPYSPHWREMRKIVMSELLSNRRLEIIKNVQASEIDVLLRKLYDLWAKNSCHPVCIDLKHLLEDLTLNVIVKMVAGKSFVGGSDDVEARWCQKKISEFFHLLGMFVLSDAFPSLWWLDLQGLEKKMKKTGQNLDEMLEDWVSEHRRKKASGELKAEGEQDFIDVMLSLEDDGQLSGFPYDSNTSIKATCLTVIAGGSDTTSTMLTWAISLLLNHRFALEKLKEELDLHVGVERQVNETDLKNLVYLQAVVKETLRLYPVAPLSGPRQALEDCTIAGFHVPAGTRLIINAWKIHRDPSVWTNPSAFQPERFLTSHAGVDVRGQHFELIPFGSGRRSCPGMSFALHGLHLTLARLFHAFDLATPMDRPVDMSESTGVTLPKATPLEVLLSPRPAARIYCF